The Chryseobacterium geocarposphaerae genome window below encodes:
- the gndA gene encoding NADP-dependent phosphogluconate dehydrogenase, whose product MEKYNYGVVGLGVMGRNLLYNIADNGFSAAGFDLDEEKVIELRKGVASGTKVIGSVSLEEFVLSLDSPRKIILMVPAGKPVDAVLESVTPLLSPKDVVIDAGNSYFKDTERRIADLASKNLHFMGMGVSGGEQGARRGPSIMPGGDLEAFNLVKPMLEVISAKVNGEPCTAYMGKGAAGNYVKMVHNGIEYAIMQLISEAYDLLRKGANLNNDQLYEVFKKWNEGEMNSFLIEITRDIFKQKDDVTDGFLVDKILDKAGAKGTGKWTSEEAMEIGVSIPTIDIAVTSRILSAYKDERVKASQLYAKGEVKTPENTELFIKEVGDALYLSTLISYAQGLALLVKASEEYQFEIPLKDVVKIWRGGCIIRSVLLEKFYLAYSKDENLSNILLDQEISEIVKDKISSLRKTSAFAVSNGIPSLGIQSALGYFEAYTTESLPVNLLQAQRDYFGAHTYQRTDREGVFHTSWQNLNN is encoded by the coding sequence ATGGAAAAGTATAATTACGGGGTCGTTGGTCTGGGTGTAATGGGAAGAAATCTGCTTTATAATATTGCTGATAACGGGTTTTCTGCAGCAGGATTCGATTTAGATGAAGAAAAGGTAATAGAACTTCGTAAAGGAGTGGCTTCAGGTACAAAGGTTATTGGATCTGTTTCCCTGGAGGAATTTGTGTTAAGTTTAGACAGTCCGCGAAAAATTATTTTGATGGTTCCTGCAGGAAAACCGGTTGATGCTGTTCTTGAAAGCGTAACACCGCTTTTGAGCCCAAAAGATGTCGTAATTGATGCAGGAAACTCTTATTTCAAAGATACCGAGAGACGTATAGCTGATTTAGCGTCTAAAAACCTTCACTTTATGGGAATGGGAGTTTCTGGAGGAGAGCAGGGCGCAAGAAGAGGACCGAGTATTATGCCGGGTGGAGATTTGGAAGCATTCAATTTGGTTAAGCCTATGCTGGAAGTTATTTCAGCAAAAGTAAACGGTGAACCTTGCACTGCTTATATGGGGAAAGGCGCTGCAGGAAATTATGTTAAAATGGTTCATAACGGAATTGAATATGCCATCATGCAATTAATCAGTGAAGCATACGATTTACTAAGAAAAGGGGCTAATCTTAACAATGACCAATTGTACGAAGTCTTCAAAAAATGGAATGAAGGCGAAATGAATTCTTTCCTTATTGAAATTACAAGAGATATTTTCAAGCAAAAAGATGATGTAACGGACGGTTTTCTTGTCGACAAGATTTTAGATAAAGCAGGAGCAAAGGGAACCGGAAAATGGACTTCCGAGGAGGCTATGGAAATTGGTGTTTCTATTCCAACGATTGATATTGCAGTAACTTCAAGAATTTTATCCGCTTATAAAGATGAGCGAGTAAAAGCTTCTCAACTATATGCTAAAGGAGAAGTAAAAACTCCTGAAAATACAGAACTGTTCATCAAAGAGGTGGGTGATGCTTTGTATTTATCTACTTTAATCAGTTATGCTCAGGGTTTGGCATTATTGGTAAAAGCTTCTGAAGAATATCAGTTTGAAATTCCGTTAAAAGATGTTGTTAAAATCTGGAGAGGAGGATGCATTATCCGTTCTGTTTTATTGGAAAAATTCTATTTAGCCTATTCAAAAGATGAAAATTTATCTAATATTTTATTGGATCAGGAAATTTCAGAAATAGTAAAAGATAAAATTTCTTCATTAAGAAAAACTTCTGCTTTTGCTGTATCAAACGGAATTCCAAGCTTAGGAATTCAGTCGGCTCTGGGGTATTTCGAAGCTTACACCACAGAATCTTTACCTGTAAACCTGCTGCAGGCTCAGCGTGATTATTTTGGTGCACACACTTACCAAAGAACTGACAGAGAAGGAGTCTTTCATACTTCATGGCAAAACCTAAATAATTAA
- the zwf gene encoding glucose-6-phosphate dehydrogenase, whose product MSDNTILHPTTIVIFGATGDLAKRKLFPAFYNLYIDGRMPKGFNILALGRAENTDEKFRAYIKENLESFSRKTVTKEDWAGFQAHISYFQHQLDEESSYQNLYQKLENFDKVYGMRGNRLFYLSIAPNFVSVISNHLKNTSIASDPAKDRIIIEKPFGHNKESAIELNNLLSQTFQEEQIYRIDHYLGKETVQNILAFRFGNSIFEPLWNHRHIESVQITVAEEVGVETRASFYEQTGALRDMIQNHLLQILCMVAMEPPASLESGEIRDRKVDVLKSIRRISPEKVDHYAVRGQYGRGKINGLKVNGYRQEEGIAPDSNTETFVAIKFYLDNERWQDVPFYVRTGKKMKEKHSYITIQFKPLPNSTFSESTSLLSANRLVINIQPQMDIRLQFMSKKPGLSLELKPVEMIFDNFACQTDTPEAYETLLLEALVGDLTLFMRSDQVEEAWDVIKTIQETWEQTKDPSFPNYASGSWGPDDSDALVERQGHQWV is encoded by the coding sequence ATGAGTGATAATACAATCCTGCATCCAACAACGATCGTCATTTTTGGTGCAACGGGAGATTTGGCAAAAAGAAAGCTTTTTCCTGCCTTTTACAATTTATATATCGATGGCAGAATGCCAAAAGGTTTTAATATTTTAGCTTTAGGAAGAGCCGAAAATACGGATGAAAAATTCAGAGCTTATATTAAAGAAAATCTGGAAAGTTTTTCCAGGAAGACTGTAACCAAGGAAGATTGGGCTGGTTTTCAGGCTCACATCAGCTATTTTCAACATCAACTTGATGAAGAAAGCTCTTATCAGAATTTATATCAGAAACTGGAAAATTTTGATAAAGTGTATGGAATGAGAGGGAACAGACTTTTCTATTTATCCATTGCACCAAACTTTGTATCGGTAATTTCAAATCATCTTAAAAATACGTCAATAGCATCTGATCCTGCGAAAGATCGAATCATTATCGAAAAACCTTTTGGTCACAATAAAGAATCTGCCATTGAGCTGAATAATCTTCTTTCACAAACTTTTCAGGAAGAACAGATTTATCGTATCGATCATTATTTAGGTAAAGAAACGGTTCAGAATATTTTGGCATTCAGGTTCGGAAATTCAATTTTTGAGCCCCTATGGAATCACAGACATATAGAATCGGTGCAGATTACGGTTGCCGAAGAAGTAGGAGTGGAAACAAGAGCCAGTTTTTATGAGCAGACAGGAGCTTTGCGCGATATGATCCAGAACCATCTTTTGCAAATTCTTTGCATGGTTGCTATGGAGCCTCCTGCTTCACTCGAATCTGGTGAGATCAGGGATCGTAAAGTTGATGTTTTAAAATCAATCCGTAGAATTTCTCCCGAGAAAGTAGATCATTATGCGGTAAGGGGACAGTACGGACGAGGCAAAATAAATGGACTAAAAGTAAACGGCTATCGCCAGGAAGAGGGGATTGCCCCTGATTCCAATACGGAAACATTTGTCGCTATTAAGTTTTACCTGGATAATGAAAGATGGCAGGATGTTCCTTTTTATGTTCGTACCGGAAAGAAGATGAAAGAAAAGCATTCTTATATAACGATTCAGTTTAAGCCACTTCCCAATTCTACGTTTTCAGAAAGTACTTCACTTCTGTCGGCTAACCGATTGGTTATTAATATCCAGCCACAAATGGACATCAGATTGCAGTTTATGTCTAAAAAGCCAGGCTTGTCTTTAGAGCTTAAACCTGTGGAAATGATTTTTGACAATTTTGCCTGTCAGACCGATACTCCCGAAGCGTATGAAACACTTTTGCTGGAAGCACTTGTGGGAGATCTTACACTGTTTATGCGCTCGGATCAGGTAGAAGAGGCTTGGGATGTTATCAAAACGATTCAGGAAACCTGGGAGCAGACCAAAGATCCATCTTTCCCAAATTATGCTTCAGGAAGCTGGGGACCTGATGACAGTGATGCATTGGTAGAGAGACAGGGACATCAGTGGGTTTAA
- the pgl gene encoding 6-phosphogluconolactonase, with product MNITIFNNLDVLYKKAADTFVELSKKAIQKHDKFVVALSGGSSPKAIFSLLASPEYADKIIWDKIYFFWVDERWVSLEDEKSNFKMTLEALLDKVPVNKAQIFPMYKDGIEPEDYAKEYEDQIRNVLGADGIFDFILLGMGDDGHTASLFPGEMILQEKEKWVDAYYLKPQEMFRITLTEPIINKAENILIVTFGKSKKHALNEVLNGTYNPELYPLQLIEKKAGVQIFTDKEAGI from the coding sequence ATGAATATTACAATATTTAATAATCTGGATGTTTTATATAAAAAAGCAGCAGATACATTTGTTGAGCTTTCGAAAAAAGCGATCCAGAAGCATGATAAGTTTGTGGTCGCGTTGAGTGGCGGTTCTTCACCGAAAGCCATTTTTAGCTTATTAGCTAGTCCCGAATATGCAGATAAAATAATTTGGGACAAAATCTATTTTTTTTGGGTAGATGAAAGATGGGTTTCTCTTGAAGATGAGAAAAGTAATTTCAAAATGACTTTGGAAGCGCTTTTGGATAAAGTTCCTGTAAATAAAGCTCAGATTTTCCCAATGTATAAAGACGGAATTGAGCCTGAGGATTATGCTAAAGAATACGAAGATCAAATCAGAAATGTTTTGGGAGCTGACGGTATTTTCGATTTTATCCTTTTAGGAATGGGTGATGATGGCCACACAGCTTCTCTGTTTCCGGGTGAAATGATTTTACAAGAAAAAGAAAAATGGGTTGATGCCTATTATCTGAAGCCACAGGAAATGTTCAGAATTACTTTGACTGAACCTATCATCAATAAAGCTGAAAATATTCTGATTGTCACATTTGGTAAATCCAAAAAGCATGCTTTGAATGAAGTTCTTAATGGTACATACAATCCTGAACTATATCCGCTTCAGTTAATTGAAAAGAAAGCAGGAGTTCAGATTTTTACTGATAAAGAAGCTGGAATTTAA
- a CDS encoding helix-turn-helix domain-containing protein produces the protein MAGRSKSIPVKTLDKEFDKGIAVGKYPIADLQLSEEAGNSHRHDYHFFILQEKGTSHFEIDFERYHIKKPSLIYIAPNQVHRVLKAENIEFCLLAINDENLQPEYLKLLQEIPPAKPLSLNSKHFSLISLAFLLCINLFQEKENKLYLSSLKDSCNTLISLFLSQYLEKSKQVDTISRFDLVSKAFKLALEKNFIKNKRPADYAQNLNISVSYLNECVKNTTGFPVTYHIQQRVILEAKRLLYHSDKSVKEIADELGYEDYAYFSRLFNKTTGMTALTFRNKNHD, from the coding sequence ATGGCCGGAAGATCAAAGTCCATTCCCGTAAAAACTTTAGACAAGGAATTTGACAAAGGTATTGCTGTTGGGAAATATCCGATCGCTGATTTACAACTTTCAGAAGAAGCCGGCAATTCACATCGGCACGATTATCATTTTTTTATTTTGCAGGAAAAAGGAACATCTCATTTTGAAATTGATTTTGAGAGGTATCACATAAAGAAGCCTTCACTTATTTATATTGCCCCCAACCAGGTTCACAGAGTTTTAAAAGCAGAAAACATTGAGTTTTGTCTGTTAGCCATCAACGATGAAAACCTACAACCAGAATATCTGAAATTATTACAGGAAATCCCTCCCGCAAAACCATTATCGCTAAACTCCAAGCACTTTTCTCTCATCAGCCTGGCATTTTTGTTGTGCATCAACCTGTTTCAAGAAAAGGAAAACAAATTATATCTATCATCACTAAAAGACAGCTGCAATACTTTGATTTCTCTATTCCTGTCGCAATATTTGGAAAAATCGAAGCAAGTGGATACCATTTCCCGATTCGACCTTGTCTCCAAAGCATTCAAATTAGCATTGGAAAAAAATTTCATTAAAAATAAACGGCCTGCAGACTATGCCCAAAATTTAAACATCTCTGTTTCCTATCTTAATGAATGTGTGAAAAATACGACAGGATTTCCTGTTACTTATCACATTCAGCAACGTGTTATTCTGGAAGCCAAGCGACTGCTTTACCATTCAGATAAATCGGTCAAGGAGATTGCTGATGAATTGGGTTATGAAGATTATGCCTATTTTTCACGTCTGTTTAATAAAACAACCGGAATGACCGCCTTAACTTTCAGGAACAAAAACCACGATTAG
- a CDS encoding helix-turn-helix domain-containing protein, translating to MKSKEDKLIRFISISESHKAFGLPAPQHPLISLIHFNKDNPFNPEMAPVYNLLSFYKITFITRNKGRLKYGRNFYDYNEGSMLFLAPNQLVGSTDYNSETYCYLLLIHPDFLLGHPIARKIKQYSYFSYSSNEALHVSDPEKEIILSVFEIMKQELNSRIDEFSQEVVIAQIELLLSYVNRFYKRQFITRKVVNNDILQKTETILDHYLNDQQALRYGLPTVQYLSDQLNISPGYLSDVLRSVIGKNTQQYIREKVAEKAKERLISTELTVAEIAYELGFEHPQSFSKMFRAQTGLSPVEFRNSFN from the coding sequence ATGAAAAGTAAAGAGGATAAATTGATCCGGTTTATATCAATATCGGAAAGCCATAAGGCTTTCGGACTTCCCGCTCCACAGCATCCGCTGATCAGCCTCATCCATTTCAATAAGGATAATCCTTTCAATCCTGAGATGGCACCCGTTTATAATCTCCTGAGCTTCTACAAGATTACTTTCATCACCAGAAACAAAGGAAGGCTTAAATATGGCAGGAATTTTTACGATTATAATGAAGGCAGCATGCTGTTTCTGGCACCCAATCAGCTGGTGGGAAGCACAGATTATAACAGTGAAACCTACTGTTACCTACTATTGATTCATCCTGACTTTCTTTTGGGGCACCCCATAGCACGTAAAATAAAGCAATACAGCTATTTTTCCTACTCTTCCAATGAGGCCCTTCATGTATCTGATCCGGAGAAGGAAATTATCCTTTCCGTTTTTGAAATTATGAAACAGGAACTCAACAGCAGGATTGATGAATTCAGCCAGGAAGTGGTGATCGCACAGATCGAATTGCTGCTGAGCTACGTCAACCGGTTTTACAAACGACAGTTCATTACCAGAAAAGTAGTCAATAATGATATTCTTCAAAAAACAGAAACGATCCTTGATCATTACCTTAATGATCAACAAGCGCTGCGTTATGGACTTCCAACCGTTCAGTATCTGTCAGATCAGCTTAATATCTCACCCGGTTATTTGAGTGATGTACTGCGCTCGGTAATTGGTAAAAATACTCAGCAGTATATTCGCGAAAAGGTTGCCGAAAAAGCAAAAGAAAGGTTGATCTCCACCGAATTGACAGTAGCTGAAATAGCCTATGAATTGGGCTTTGAACATCCGCAGTCATTCAGTAAAATGTTCAGGGCTCAGACAGGTCTTTCTCCTGTAGAGTTCAGAAATTCGTTCAATTAG
- a CDS encoding FAD-binding oxidoreductase, whose amino-acid sequence MISKLPKWAADLTEKASSIMTDMKVLETVYVSPNIKKIRFRGDLSRMNFQIGYASVIRVSDTEFRNYSVAYHNVYEGILDIIFHIHGNGVGSLYIDALKSEDELRISIPRGKKMYNGTIQRQFIFGDETSLGLACSILPILRKNKHQYQFYFELDDENHNVPELLGLENYTVFSKKNTFRNQQWISELPVFNTDEWDNANFILTGNVKSVQTFRKTLKERSRGNISSQGYWLEGKKGL is encoded by the coding sequence ATGATTTCAAAATTACCAAAATGGGCAGCTGACCTGACGGAAAAAGCCAGCTCCATAATGACAGATATGAAAGTACTGGAAACGGTTTACGTAAGTCCGAACATTAAGAAAATACGGTTCCGAGGCGATCTGTCACGAATGAACTTCCAGATAGGTTATGCCAGTGTTATCCGTGTAAGCGATACGGAGTTTAGAAATTATTCCGTAGCTTATCATAATGTGTATGAGGGCATTTTGGATATTATCTTTCACATTCATGGCAATGGTGTCGGAAGCCTGTACATCGATGCATTGAAGTCGGAAGATGAACTGCGCATCAGCATTCCCAGGGGTAAAAAAATGTATAACGGCACCATACAACGACAGTTTATTTTTGGTGACGAAACATCTTTGGGACTTGCCTGCTCAATTTTGCCGATTCTTCGAAAAAATAAACATCAATATCAGTTTTATTTTGAACTGGACGATGAGAACCATAATGTCCCGGAATTATTAGGTCTGGAAAATTATACCGTATTTTCTAAAAAGAATACATTCAGAAACCAACAATGGATCAGTGAACTGCCGGTTTTCAACACCGATGAATGGGACAATGCTAATTTTATACTGACAGGAAATGTAAAATCAGTGCAGACTTTCAGAAAAACTTTAAAAGAAAGATCAAGAGGGAACATTTCTTCGCAAGGTTATTGGCTTGAGGGAA